Proteins encoded by one window of Bacillota bacterium:
- a CDS encoding ECF transporter S component produces the protein MAQEGKVWSFRLTTLSLALIPVAVGINYVGKLFAATLKLPLWLDSVGTILSGMLAGPWIGALSGAVNNAIYGLTADPVSFWYLITSLGIGLAAGYLAFAGWIRTPARALVTGLIVAAVAAVVSTPINVLLWHGQTGNVWGDAIYAVLVRSGWPVWLASFVDEAAVDLPDKVVTVFVAYLVYRALPERFVRSFGPVREIERL, from the coding sequence ATGGCCCAGGAAGGCAAGGTCTGGTCGTTTCGCCTGACCACGCTCTCGCTCGCCCTCATCCCCGTGGCGGTGGGGATCAACTACGTGGGCAAGCTCTTCGCCGCCACCCTCAAGCTTCCGCTCTGGCTGGACTCCGTCGGCACCATCCTCTCCGGCATGCTGGCCGGGCCCTGGATCGGCGCCCTCTCCGGAGCCGTCAACAACGCGATCTACGGCCTGACCGCGGACCCCGTCTCCTTCTGGTACCTGATCACGAGCCTCGGCATCGGCCTTGCCGCCGGCTACCTGGCCTTCGCCGGCTGGATCCGGACGCCGGCCCGGGCGCTGGTGACCGGCCTGATCGTGGCCGCGGTGGCGGCGGTCGTCTCCACGCCGATCAACGTCCTCCTCTGGCACGGCCAGACCGGCAACGTCTGGGGGGACGCGATCTACGCCGTCCTGGTCCGGTCGGGCTGGCCGGTCTGGCTGGCTTCCTTCGTCGATGAGGCGGCGGTCGACCTGCCCGACAAGGTGGTGACGGTCTTCGTCGCCTACCTGGTCTACCGGGCCCTGCCGGAGCGCTTCGTCCGGTCGTTCGGACCGGTCCGCGAGATCGAGCGGCTGTGA
- a CDS encoding aminotransferase class III-fold pyridoxal phosphate-dependent enzyme codes for MELPESAGLPPGVDEAVDAFSYNDFEDTRRAVERYGSELAAVILEPVQNAFVPPEPGYLQRVRELTERAGALLILDEVITGFRLGLTGAQGRYGVRPDLFTLGKVVGGGMPVAAIAGRREILELASPTSGRRKGEAVLAGGGTFSAMPAAMAAGLAMVRHLEERAPALYEELEAKGERLRRGLEEAFAAAGLPARVFGVGSLFSVAFPDPPEAEIRNNEDVERRTDLFRRDHAFRLGMLAHGVYLVNGGGALSAAHGEEEIERVVEAAARVAEEMVLHGE; via the coding sequence ATGGAGCTGCCGGAGAGCGCGGGCCTGCCGCCGGGCGTGGACGAGGCGGTGGACGCCTTCTCGTACAACGACTTCGAGGACACCCGGCGCGCCGTGGAGCGGTACGGCTCGGAGCTGGCGGCGGTGATCCTCGAGCCGGTCCAGAACGCCTTCGTCCCGCCCGAGCCCGGGTACCTCCAGCGGGTCCGGGAGCTGACCGAGCGCGCCGGGGCCCTCCTCATCCTGGACGAGGTGATCACCGGCTTCCGCCTCGGCCTGACCGGCGCCCAGGGGCGCTACGGGGTGAGGCCCGACCTCTTCACGCTGGGGAAGGTGGTCGGCGGCGGCATGCCGGTGGCGGCGATCGCCGGGCGGCGAGAGATCCTGGAGCTGGCCAGCCCGACCAGCGGCCGCCGGAAGGGGGAGGCGGTCCTGGCGGGGGGCGGCACCTTCTCCGCCATGCCGGCGGCCATGGCGGCCGGCTTGGCCATGGTCCGCCACCTGGAGGAGCGCGCGCCGGCGCTCTACGAGGAGCTGGAGGCGAAGGGGGAGCGCCTCCGCCGCGGCCTCGAGGAAGCCTTCGCCGCCGCCGGCCTCCCGGCGCGCGTCTTCGGCGTCGGCTCGCTCTTCTCGGTGGCCTTCCCCGACCCGCCCGAGGCCGAGATCCGGAACAACGAGGACGTGGAGCGGAGGACGGACCTCTTCCGCCGCGACCACGCGTTCCGCCTGGGCATGCTCGCCCATGGGGTCTACCTGGTCAACGGGGGCGGCGCGCTCTCGGCGGCGCACGGCGAGGAGGAGATCGAGCGGGTGGTGGAGGCGGCCGCCCGGGTGGCCGAGGAGATGGTGCTCCACGGCGAGTAG
- a CDS encoding energy-coupling factor transporter transmembrane component T, which translates to MRARGSSLYVPGDSWLHRLDPLTKLGLALAAVALVFVLPAPPASLGLWLLLAAVLGSAGLLRALLPVLAGAGFLAVTFFVVQGLVYPGNLHPVLRAGPLVLYREGLLLGLLLALRLFDILTATALLVMATRPSDLVEALVRRGLSPRLGYVIVAVLQVIPAMVATASTILDAQRSRGMETEGSLAVRLRALLPLVTPLVTGSLLAAHERALALEVRGFSARGPRTFLREEAVGRGALLLRGLAALFLLLALLLRVAGGVGRWP; encoded by the coding sequence GTGAGGGCGCGCGGCTCGAGCCTCTACGTCCCCGGCGACAGCTGGCTCCACCGGCTCGACCCCCTGACCAAGCTGGGGCTGGCGCTGGCGGCCGTGGCGCTGGTCTTCGTGCTGCCGGCCCCGCCGGCCAGTCTCGGCCTGTGGCTCCTTCTGGCGGCGGTCCTGGGCTCGGCCGGCCTCCTGCGCGCGCTCCTGCCCGTCCTGGCCGGCGCCGGTTTCCTGGCGGTGACGTTCTTCGTCGTCCAGGGGCTGGTCTACCCGGGCAACCTCCACCCCGTCCTCCGGGCCGGGCCGCTCGTCCTCTACCGCGAGGGGCTCCTCCTCGGGCTCCTCCTGGCGCTCCGCCTCTTCGACATCCTGACCGCGACCGCCCTCCTGGTGATGGCGACGCGGCCCTCGGACCTGGTGGAGGCGCTGGTCCGGCGCGGTCTCTCGCCGCGCCTGGGCTACGTGATCGTGGCGGTGCTGCAGGTGATCCCGGCCATGGTGGCCACCGCCTCCACCATCCTCGACGCGCAGCGCTCGCGCGGCATGGAGACGGAAGGAAGCCTCGCCGTCCGCCTCCGCGCCCTGCTTCCTCTCGTCACGCCGCTCGTCACCGGCTCGCTCCTCGCCGCCCACGAGCGCGCGCTGGCGCTGGAGGTGCGCGGCTTCTCCGCCCGGGGCCCGCGGACGTTCCTGCGCGAGGAAGCGGTGGGGCGCGGGGCGCTCCTCCTCCGCGGCCTGGCGGCGCTCTTCCTTCTCCTGGCGCTCCTGCTGCGGGTGGCGGGCGGGGTGGGCCGATGGCCGTAG
- a CDS encoding ABC transporter ATP-binding protein, with protein MAVEAVVEVRDLRYRYPGAAKPALDGVSLQLRRGEVVGLIGPTGAGKSTLCQALVGLVPQFYRGAVGGSVRLLGRDAQTTPVAELSRHAGLVFQNPFTQITGARLTVYEEVAFGLENAGIPREAMRRRIDRVLRLLGLDRLAERNPFTLSGGQMQRLAIASVLVLEPEVLVLDEPTSQLDPAGTREVFEALETIRRGGTTVLIAEQKVERLAAWADRLLLLDAGRLVAEGSPRQLFSREDLEARGVARPPVTAACRAHGRARRERDRFPGRGLAGGRRLRRSGRRL; from the coding sequence ATGGCCGTAGAGGCCGTGGTCGAGGTCCGCGACCTCCGCTACCGGTACCCGGGCGCCGCGAAGCCGGCGCTCGACGGCGTCAGCCTCCAGCTCCGCCGCGGCGAGGTGGTCGGCCTGATCGGCCCCACCGGCGCCGGCAAGTCGACGCTCTGCCAGGCGCTGGTGGGGCTGGTGCCGCAGTTCTACCGGGGTGCCGTGGGCGGCAGCGTCCGCCTCCTCGGGCGTGACGCCCAGACCACGCCCGTCGCCGAACTCAGCCGCCACGCCGGCCTCGTCTTCCAGAATCCCTTCACCCAGATCACCGGCGCCCGCTTGACCGTCTACGAGGAAGTCGCCTTCGGCCTCGAGAACGCGGGCATCCCCCGCGAGGCCATGCGCCGGCGGATCGACCGGGTGCTGCGCCTGCTCGGCCTCGACCGCCTGGCCGAGCGCAACCCCTTCACCCTTTCGGGCGGCCAGATGCAGCGCCTGGCCATCGCCTCGGTGCTGGTCCTGGAGCCCGAGGTGCTGGTGCTGGACGAGCCCACCTCCCAGCTCGACCCCGCCGGGACGCGCGAGGTTTTCGAGGCGCTGGAGACCATCCGCCGCGGCGGGACCACCGTGCTCATCGCCGAGCAGAAGGTCGAGCGCCTGGCCGCCTGGGCCGACCGGCTGCTCCTCCTCGACGCGGGGCGGCTGGTGGCGGAGGGGAGTCCCCGCCAGCTCTTCTCCCGCGAGGACCTGGAGGCGCGGGGCGTCGCCCGCCCACCGGTGACCGCCGCCTGCCGGGCCCACGGGCGCGCCCGCCGGGAGCGGGACCGGTTCCCAGGGCGGGGGCTCGCCGGCGGACGGCGGCTCCGGCGGAGCGGACGGCGGCTCTGA